Within Lolium rigidum isolate FL_2022 chromosome 5, APGP_CSIRO_Lrig_0.1, whole genome shotgun sequence, the genomic segment AATATCTCTTTGCTAAGTTCATGGTGTTTGCTGCTTCCGATTCCCACCAATGCCGACTATGCAGTGTGTGCTACATCTCATTTCACTGCTGCTAATGTATATTGCATTCTGCCATGAACCTCTCCCCATTAGTCATATACTTTCTCCAGTAGCTCTTGTAATCGTGTATTCCCAAATCAAGCCAAGGTTTCATGACACCATTGTAGTGTAGAGTAGCCGCCTTTTCTATATCAATACGGCTAATTCCATAGTCATACCCAAGACCTGATTGAACCCAAGAATCTTTCAGAGGATATATCAGGTCTTGAAAGGCAAGTAAACCTCTAGGGAGTGCCTTAAGTCTATGTGATACCGAAATGTCCTGTTGCAATTACAAAAGAGAAGATAATGCATCAGATAAGTTAAGTTTTCAAAAAATAATTATGACAAAGGGTATCATATGAAAAGGATAGTTCTTTCGATAGGAGTATGAACTGACCTTTTGAAGCAATTGACCATGTAAACTTGTAATGCCAAGGTCCCTCCATTTTTCCAATTCAATTACATTCAGACCAGAGAACCACACACATGAATCGGTGTTGAAATTAGGTTCCACTATATAAGCTCTCAACTGACCTAATCTGACTCCACAGAACTGCACAGCACCTatcactttatctcccatattgaGGTTCCAAAGAGATGACAAGTCTTTCTGGACAACCAAGTCATCATCTAGAACAACAACTCTATTCAAGTTAGGAAGAAGATCAGGCAAAAGGAAATGTGAATGGCCAAAAACAGATATATACTCAGTTTTCATCTGCCTCTGGAAAGGTTGAGAATGATTACTAAACGTGACACGGAATTCCTCTGTAGGCCATAACTGTTGACTCTCAATAGATTCAACATTCTTTGAGAGCTTGTTGTGATTTTCAATGTTTATCACATGAACAATAGCCTCTAAATATGAATTTCTGTCAAACCAATGCTTCATTGCGTAAAAGTTCTGCGTGTCGGTGAATAGATGAAAAATAACGCTGCCAGAATCCTGAAACATGTCATACGACATTAGCATTGAGAAGGATTTTTAGAAAAATAATAAATTATTAGGAAATTGAATTATACCTTTGAGTTCATGGCTGTTGAATTGATAGTAGTAGAAGCTGCAAGTACATTCCTGGAGAACATTACATAGTGAAAGAAGGCAGGGTCTTCAAGTGTCTGCTCATTTAACAGTTCTCTGCGAAGAGATGCTGATTTGAAATACTCTACTGTCAATCTCATGCTTAAGCAATGGTGAGTTTTTGGCATAGTCTGAACCCCGAGATGATAGAGAAATGCACTCTGTCTTGTATGGAAATAAGCTTCATCTTCAGTTATATCGAGTAGCTGCCTAAGTTTCCGTTCAACATTGGAGCAGCCTACTTCGCAAGACCTGGCTCTTTCAATTATGTGCTCCATTTTCTCTAGCGTCTTCGTGAAACTGAAAACAGCAAGTAGCCATTATCTTCAGAAATAATCAATATAAGTGTAAACAAAAGTAAAGTCGTACATGCCATCATTTGCCTATGCTGTATAGTCCATTGCTTGAAACAGATATTTTAAATGACACAATAATAAGACATGACCACACTACCTCTCAAATCAGTTAACTATTTTAAATGATGTATATACAACAAGATAACAATTTTTTCCAATAAAGGGcactttattacttaaaaggtttaagcattacacccagcctctacatTACACACCAAGAAAACATATAATCCCCATTTATAGAGGCATCCAGTAAAACTAACAGCTTAATGCCCTCCATACAAATTCCAGATGGCCATATACATGTGTCGGATATAAGTCATATTTCTGTGGGTACCAGTCTGACTAGCCATAGGGTCAGCAAATAATTACTA encodes:
- the LOC124654721 gene encoding probable galacturonosyltransferase 7: MKDAIVKRLKDQLFMARAHYPSIAKLKHQERFTRELKQNIQEHERMLSDTIADADLPPFFTKTLEKMEHIIERARSCEVGCSNVERKLRQLLDITEDEAYFHTRQSAFLYHLGVQTMPKTHHCLSMRLTVEYFKSASLRRELLNEQTLEDPAFFHYVMFSRNVLAASTTINSTAMNSKDSGSVIFHLFTDTQNFYAMKHWFDRNSYLEAIVHVINIENHNKLSKNVESIESQQLWPTEEFRVTFSNHSQPFQRQMKTEYISVFGHSHFLLPDLLPNLNRVVVLDDDLVVQKDLSSLWNLNMGDKVIGAVQFCGVRLGQLRAYIVEPNFNTDSCVWFSGLNVIELEKWRDLGITSLHGQLLQKDISVSHRLKALPRGLLAFQDLIYPLKDSWVQSGLGYDYGISRIDIEKAATLHYNGVMKPWLDLGIHDYKSYWRKYMTNGERFMAECNIH